A genome region from Aliivibrio salmonicida LFI1238 includes the following:
- a CDS encoding DUF1481 domain-containing protein codes for MKRILSTLLLSAFLFGCSSNPLDEQRIKPTVLTGGQIQGDATSYYWYTRRLQQPVIASDYVTMGDYGWYKTTYRWEKSTLVEAVREGEMLDGSDGLIPYMMHVRYNSNGEAVYQRYRKDGKIFPLMPNQLTQFQDQSKYLIAKVEELNKNDNSLFQGEWDGETFYSCDGKQYDQLEFNQILPNFVVARLSGLDSFISFLGTTENKDKAVLKMSELLLLTDDSSTCIERPELIQE; via the coding sequence ATGAAGCGCATTCTATCCACCTTACTTCTCTCCGCATTTCTTTTTGGCTGTTCATCTAATCCATTAGACGAACAACGCATAAAACCAACGGTCTTGACTGGTGGTCAAATCCAAGGTGACGCAACGAGTTACTATTGGTATACACGTCGTTTACAACAACCTGTTATTGCTTCTGATTACGTCACAATGGGTGATTATGGTTGGTATAAAACAACATATCGTTGGGAAAAAAGCACACTGGTTGAAGCCGTTCGTGAAGGCGAGATGCTTGATGGTAGTGATGGACTCATTCCTTACATGATGCATGTTCGCTATAACAGCAATGGTGAAGCGGTATATCAGCGTTATCGTAAAGATGGAAAAATATTCCCGTTAATGCCAAATCAATTAACTCAGTTTCAAGATCAATCCAAATACTTAATTGCGAAAGTGGAAGAGTTAAATAAGAATGATAACTCGTTATTCCAAGGTGAGTGGGATGGTGAAACATTTTACTCGTGTGATGGTAAGCAATACGATCAATTAGAGTTTAATCAAATATTGCCTAACTTTGTGGTGGCTCGACTTTCAGGGCTAGACAGTTTTATTTCGTTTTTAGGCACCACTGAAAATAAAGATAAAGCAGTATTAAAAATGTCCGAATTATTACTATTAACAGACGACAGTTCTACCTGTATAGAACGCCCTGAACTGATTCAAGAGTAA
- a CDS encoding YjaG family protein: MLRNPIQVRLEKFEPWQQITFMASLCERMYPNYAHYCKATGFAEPQTYRVILDSIWELLTVKNAKINFERQLEKLEEMIPEVNDDSIYLTYPAIDACVALSTFLHGILDRDVLEDAMFKVSQLSVTTVAQLVEAQTGEEVTDENQKEIEVICEEWDVQWAIFRPLREAEERDIDLIKDLRQELRDENVSNIGLELQY, encoded by the coding sequence ATGTTACGCAATCCTATCCAAGTTCGTTTAGAAAAATTTGAACCATGGCAACAAATAACTTTTATGGCTTCTTTATGTGAACGTATGTATCCAAACTACGCGCATTATTGTAAGGCGACAGGCTTTGCTGAGCCTCAAACTTATCGAGTTATTCTAGATAGCATTTGGGAGCTATTGACCGTTAAAAATGCCAAAATTAATTTTGAACGTCAATTAGAAAAACTAGAAGAAATGATCCCAGAGGTAAATGATGATTCAATTTATCTAACTTATCCAGCGATTGATGCATGTGTTGCTCTATCTACTTTTTTACATGGGATCTTAGATCGTGATGTTTTAGAGGATGCAATGTTTAAGGTTAGCCAATTATCAGTAACAACAGTTGCTCAGTTGGTTGAAGCTCAAACAGGTGAAGAAGTCACTGATGAAAATCAAAAAGAAATTGAAGTGATTTGTGAAGAGTGGGACGTTCAATGGGCTATCTTTAGACCACTACGTGAAGCTGAAGAGCGTGATATTGATTTGATTAAAGATTTACGCCAAGAATTAAGAGATGAAAATGTAAGTAATATAGGCTTAGAGCTGCAATATTAA
- a CDS encoding Rsd/AlgQ family anti-sigma factor, whose translation MLTKLNQFQEEWGGNSEVIDHWLSTRQDLLVEYCKLAGLPPFDSSNSSLPSFSSIQLFTQHLIDYISEGHFKIYNMVMAKWDSTGFSPTEEMSQLYAKITKTTDPMLNFTDKYSQENEDLLLSDFDKDFSILGETIGERFELEDGLIEQIATSLNHPPGA comes from the coding sequence ATGCTAACTAAACTAAATCAATTTCAAGAAGAATGGGGTGGGAATAGCGAGGTTATTGATCATTGGTTATCAACTCGTCAAGACTTGCTAGTTGAATACTGTAAATTGGCAGGCCTACCTCCTTTTGATTCATCAAACTCCTCTCTGCCGTCTTTCTCATCAATTCAATTGTTTACACAGCATTTAATTGATTATATTTCTGAAGGACATTTCAAAATTTATAACATGGTAATGGCGAAGTGGGATTCAACTGGTTTTTCTCCAACAGAAGAGATGAGTCAGCTATATGCCAAAATCACAAAAACAACCGATCCAATGTTGAATTTTACCGATAAATACTCACAAGAAAATGAAGACTTACTGCTCTCTGACTTTGATAAAGATTTTTCAATCTTAGGTGAGACCATTGGCGAACGTTTTGAACTGGAAGATGGGCTAATTGAGCAAATTGCGACTAGTTTAAATCACCCACCAGGGGCTTAA
- a CDS encoding D-2-hydroxyacid dehydrogenase, translating to MNKLLIISQEKEKYISLFEQSDLPDLEICHDLKKADIILADPPLIKDLLSQLKSVKWIQSTFAGIDTLIQPHLRQDYDLTNVKGIFGQQISEYVLGYSIQYFQHFQHYAKQQNNKEWLVHSYSSLSEKSMVILGTGSIGCYLAKTAKALGFSVSGINRSGIPPKNSPFNQVFHISEIKNALKTADVIVSTLPKTEQTIDLLNIDTLENCNQAILFNVGRGEVLDNYGLLNALTAGSLSHAFLDVFNNEPLSQECPYWHHPNITITPHIAALSFPEQVFQQFSENYLRWHDGFSLLNQIDFDKGY from the coding sequence ATGAATAAATTACTTATCATTTCACAAGAAAAAGAGAAATATATCTCTCTTTTTGAGCAATCAGATCTTCCTGATCTTGAAATTTGTCATGATCTGAAAAAAGCTGACATTATTCTTGCCGATCCACCATTGATTAAAGACCTTCTTAGTCAACTTAAATCAGTCAAATGGATCCAATCAACCTTCGCAGGGATTGATACGTTAATACAACCACATTTAAGACAAGACTACGATCTTACTAATGTAAAAGGGATCTTCGGCCAACAAATTTCAGAGTATGTTTTAGGTTATTCTATTCAGTATTTCCAACACTTCCAACACTATGCTAAACAACAAAATAACAAAGAATGGTTAGTTCATTCTTATTCTAGTTTATCGGAAAAAAGCATGGTGATTTTAGGTACGGGATCGATAGGTTGTTATTTAGCAAAGACAGCAAAAGCACTCGGTTTTAGTGTTTCTGGCATTAATCGCTCAGGTATCCCACCGAAAAACTCGCCATTTAATCAAGTATTTCATATCTCAGAAATAAAAAATGCGCTTAAAACGGCCGATGTCATTGTAAGTACTCTTCCTAAAACGGAACAAACAATAGACTTACTCAACATAGATACATTAGAAAATTGCAATCAGGCCATATTATTTAACGTTGGTCGTGGAGAAGTGTTGGATAACTATGGATTGTTGAATGCTCTCACTGCTGGATCGTTATCCCATGCTTTTCTTGATGTGTTTAATAATGAGCCTTTATCACAGGAGTGCCCGTATTGGCACCACCCAAACATTACGATTACCCCTCATATCGCTGCACTTAGTTTTCCTGAGCAAGTATTTCAGCAATTCTCAGAAAACTATTTACGTTGGCATGATGGTTTTTCATTACTTAATCAAATTGATTTTGATAAAGGCTATTAA
- a CDS encoding curli production assembly/transport protein CsgE has product MNKYILFKVLMALLFSSLSNASESKAALENSTPLEKDKVNEVDDLVEIDGLIIDRTLTRLGKDFYFSFSIKMNSKYDDLGVNLTVKERPTALSGSIIGVYHFDKVIYRGALSPGQRQAEEKAEQAVEAVNQYIVKWQTEKLFKDTYDLDFPEI; this is encoded by the coding sequence ATGAATAAATATATTTTATTTAAAGTACTTATGGCGTTACTTTTTTCTTCTCTATCGAATGCTTCTGAAAGCAAAGCAGCATTAGAAAATTCGACACCATTAGAAAAAGACAAGGTAAATGAGGTTGATGACCTTGTTGAGATTGATGGGTTAATTATTGATCGTACTTTAACTCGATTAGGAAAAGATTTTTATTTTTCTTTTTCCATAAAAATGAACAGTAAATACGATGATCTAGGCGTGAACTTAACTGTAAAAGAGAGACCAACAGCATTATCTGGCAGCATTATCGGGGTTTACCATTTTGATAAGGTGATTTATCGAGGCGCTCTTTCTCCAGGTCAAAGACAAGCAGAAGAGAAAGCAGAGCAAGCAGTAGAAGCGGTTAATCAATATATCGTGAAATGGCAAACAGAAAAATTATTTAAAGATACATATGATCTCGATTTTCCGGAGATCTAA
- a CDS encoding HU family DNA-binding protein gives MNKTQLIDAIAEKADLSKAQAKAALEATLEGVTGALKDGDQVQLIGFGTFKVNHRAARTGRNPKTGEEIQIKAANVPAFVAGKALKESVN, from the coding sequence ATGAATAAAACCCAGTTAATTGATGCTATTGCTGAAAAAGCAGACCTATCAAAAGCACAAGCAAAAGCAGCTCTTGAAGCGACTCTAGAAGGCGTAACTGGCGCATTGAAAGATGGCGATCAGGTTCAACTTATTGGCTTTGGTACATTTAAAGTTAATCACCGCGCAGCTCGTACTGGTCGCAACCCTAAGACTGGTGAAGAGATTCAAATTAAAGCGGCTAATGTTCCAGCATTTGTTGCCGGTAAAGCACTGAAAGAATCAGTAAACTAA
- a CDS encoding curli assembly protein CsgF gives MNIRIILFILINMVASVGQASELVYIPVNPNFGGNPLNTSHLFAGANAINDYKGPQDDSLFEQESALDRLTSSLESRLISQLLADVGNGNTGQLVTDDFILNIVDDSGALLIQIVDKETGETSEIQVSGLTPD, from the coding sequence ATGAACATAAGGATCATACTCTTTATTCTGATCAATATGGTAGCAAGCGTAGGTCAAGCAAGTGAGCTTGTTTATATTCCAGTAAATCCAAATTTTGGGGGAAACCCGCTTAACACAAGCCATTTATTTGCTGGAGCGAATGCCATTAATGATTATAAAGGGCCGCAAGATGACTCATTATTTGAGCAAGAATCGGCGTTAGATCGCTTAACCTCAAGTTTAGAATCTCGTTTGATTAGCCAGCTATTGGCGGATGTGGGCAACGGTAATACAGGCCAATTAGTTACTGATGATTTTATACTTAATATTGTTGATGATTCTGGAGCGTTACTGATTCAAATTGTTGATAAAGAAACAGGTGAAACCTCTGAAATACAAGTCAGTGGTCTTACTCCAGATTAA
- a CDS encoding tellurite resistance TerB family protein, translated as MFKQLQTLFRKIMHEGGEGGAIDTAGMNLAMASLLCEVSNADHQVNAKEEVAKIQLLIKLLDLNEESAQELLVQAKIKSKASVSLYEFTTKLRSLLPEERFQLIEGMWEIAYADGIIEPMEEAVIRQVSDLIYIEHSAFIRAKLAAKKASE; from the coding sequence ATGTTTAAACAATTACAGACATTATTCCGTAAAATTATGCATGAAGGCGGTGAGGGTGGTGCGATTGATACCGCGGGTATGAATTTAGCAATGGCATCATTATTGTGTGAAGTTTCTAATGCTGATCATCAAGTGAATGCAAAAGAAGAAGTGGCAAAAATACAATTATTAATTAAGCTGCTTGATCTTAATGAAGAAAGTGCTCAAGAGTTACTTGTTCAAGCTAAAATAAAAAGCAAAGCATCCGTTTCTTTGTATGAATTTACGACTAAATTACGCAGTTTACTGCCAGAAGAGCGCTTTCAATTAATCGAAGGCATGTGGGAAATTGCATACGCGGATGGGATTATTGAACCAATGGAAGAGGCCGTAATACGACAAGTATCAGACCTTATTTATATTGAACATTCAGCATTTATCCGAGCAAAACTAGCAGCCAAAAAAGCGAGTGAATAA
- a CDS encoding LuxR C-terminal-related transcriptional regulator: MNIYYLSSSPTLYSSLLIDLLEKSSGRKIMTLDCDELGMKGEKEDEDILVILDFKNQTDKKYKQYLSVITKYKLKVKEILFNVTNENITKNIMRYPSVVGVFYEKDNVDVISEGVKKIIDGEMWLSRKITNDLISIYRSKQNGILTSSVSLTTREKEILKLLSLGASNIDIANTLFVSENTVKTHLHNVFKKLNVKNRLQAMIWTKGYDFEGISE, from the coding sequence ATGAACATTTATTATTTATCATCAAGTCCAACCTTGTATTCATCTTTACTCATTGATTTATTAGAAAAATCTTCTGGTAGAAAGATAATGACACTTGATTGTGATGAGTTAGGTATGAAAGGAGAAAAAGAAGATGAAGACATTTTAGTTATTTTGGATTTTAAAAACCAAACAGATAAGAAATATAAACAGTATCTCTCTGTTATAACGAAATATAAATTGAAGGTAAAAGAAATACTCTTTAACGTAACTAATGAAAATATAACAAAAAATATAATGAGATACCCCAGTGTTGTTGGCGTTTTTTATGAAAAAGATAATGTCGACGTAATATCTGAAGGGGTAAAGAAAATAATTGATGGTGAGATGTGGCTTAGCCGGAAAATAACAAATGATCTTATTTCTATTTATCGTTCAAAACAAAATGGAATATTAACATCATCGGTTTCTTTAACGACAAGAGAAAAAGAAATATTAAAGCTTCTTTCTTTAGGGGCATCAAATATAGATATCGCAAATACACTTTTTGTTAGTGAAAATACGGTTAAAACACATTTGCATAATGTATTTAAAAAATTGAATGTAAAGAATCGCTTGCAAGCAATGATATGGACAAAGGGGTATGACTTTGAAGGGATAAGTGAATGA
- a CDS encoding IS4 family transposase has translation MDVSQALNIINDWKPSNVETLADLLPIHLIDEAYSLTDTVTMRKRKLTLESMVWLLVGMAIYNNKSMKDLVNQLDIVDRTGKAFVAPSALTQRRKNLGEAAMKAVFERMTSSWLKSANLPKWNGLTLLGVDGVVWRAPDNQKNEEAFSRQKGTQYPQVRMVCQMELSSHLITASAFDNYNTNEMILAEKLIDSTPDHSVTMFDKGFYSLGLLHKWQMTGSERHWLIPLKKNTQYEIIRSLGRNDKLVILRSNPRARKLFSNLPETMTARLVTRKIKGKDYQVLTSMIDPLRYPLKDIVGLYEHRWEIELGYREQKQYMLGNRLTLRSRLPELVKQELWGILLTYNLIRYQMVELCFNLKGNYLPYQLSFNGTLAHVSALLVGLPYSTPGAIPRQLKGFHQMAESLILDRRRERTFPRMVKPRPQRYARNKNAIHP, from the coding sequence ATGGATGTTTCTCAAGCTCTAAACATAATCAATGACTGGAAACCTAGCAACGTAGAGACTCTCGCTGATTTACTTCCAATCCATCTGATTGATGAGGCTTATTCTCTCACTGATACGGTGACGATGAGGAAGCGAAAGCTTACTCTTGAATCAATGGTATGGTTACTTGTTGGTATGGCTATCTATAACAATAAATCCATGAAGGATTTAGTTAATCAGCTTGATATTGTAGACCGTACAGGTAAAGCTTTTGTCGCTCCTAGTGCCCTTACTCAGCGCCGAAAAAATCTAGGTGAAGCAGCAATGAAAGCAGTCTTTGAGCGAATGACAAGTTCCTGGCTTAAGAGTGCTAATCTTCCTAAATGGAATGGACTAACTCTCTTAGGCGTTGATGGTGTTGTATGGAGAGCACCTGATAACCAGAAAAATGAAGAGGCTTTTTCTCGCCAAAAAGGAACTCAATATCCACAGGTAAGAATGGTTTGCCAAATGGAGCTAAGCAGTCATCTTATTACAGCGAGCGCTTTCGATAATTACAATACAAATGAAATGATATTGGCAGAGAAGTTAATAGATAGTACACCTGACCATAGCGTAACTATGTTCGATAAGGGGTTCTATTCATTAGGATTACTACATAAATGGCAGATGACAGGCTCAGAGCGTCACTGGCTTATTCCCCTTAAAAAAAATACTCAATATGAAATAATTCGATCGCTAGGTCGTAATGACAAACTTGTTATTCTTCGGAGTAACCCAAGAGCAAGAAAACTGTTTTCTAATTTACCTGAAACGATGACTGCTCGTCTCGTGACTCGAAAAATTAAAGGAAAAGATTATCAAGTTCTGACGTCAATGATTGACCCATTACGTTACCCATTGAAAGATATAGTCGGTCTTTATGAGCATCGTTGGGAAATAGAATTGGGTTACCGAGAGCAGAAACAATACATGTTAGGAAATCGCTTAACACTACGAAGCCGTCTGCCTGAATTAGTGAAACAAGAACTATGGGGTATCTTGTTGACTTATAATTTAATTCGCTACCAAATGGTAGAGCTTTGCTTTAATTTAAAAGGAAATTATCTCCCTTATCAATTGAGTTTTAATGGGACACTTGCTCATGTATCTGCATTATTAGTTGGTTTACCATACTCAACGCCAGGAGCGATCCCTCGACAATTAAAAGGCTTCCACCAGATGGCTGAAAGCTTAATACTTGATAGGCGAAGGGAAAGAACATTCCCTCGAATGGTAAAACCAAGACCTCAACGATATGCCAGAAACAAGAATGCCATTCACCCTTAA
- the hemE gene encoding uroporphyrinogen decarboxylase has product MTELKNDRYLRALLKQPVDYTPVWMMRQAGRYLPEYKATRAEAGDFMSLCKNAGLASEVTLQPLRRFPLDAAILFSDILTIPDAMGLGLYFEAGEGPKFERPITCKADVDKIGIPDPEGELQYVMNAVRQIRKDLKGEVPLIGFSGSPWTLATYMVEGGSSKAFTKIKKMMYAEPAILHLLLDKLADTVIEYLNAQIKAGAQSVMVFDTWGGVLTPRDYNEFSLRYMHKIVDALIRENEGRRVPVTLFTKNGGMWLEQIAATGCDAIGLDWTINIADAKKRIGDKVALQGNMDPSILYAQPERIRQEVSTILEGFGNEGTGHVFNLGHGIHLDVPPENAGVFVDAVHELSKPYHK; this is encoded by the coding sequence ATGACAGAATTAAAAAACGACCGTTACCTACGTGCGTTATTAAAACAACCAGTAGATTACACACCAGTTTGGATGATGCGCCAAGCAGGCCGTTACCTACCAGAATATAAAGCCACGCGTGCAGAAGCGGGCGATTTTATGTCTTTGTGTAAGAATGCAGGACTTGCTTCTGAAGTTACGCTTCAGCCTTTGCGCCGTTTCCCTCTAGATGCTGCGATTTTATTTTCAGATATCCTGACGATTCCAGATGCAATGGGTCTAGGTCTGTACTTTGAAGCTGGCGAAGGTCCTAAATTTGAACGTCCAATTACGTGTAAAGCCGACGTCGATAAAATTGGCATTCCTGATCCTGAAGGTGAATTACAATACGTAATGAATGCCGTACGTCAGATCCGTAAAGATCTTAAAGGTGAAGTTCCATTGATTGGCTTCTCTGGTAGCCCGTGGACATTGGCGACTTACATGGTTGAAGGCGGAAGCTCTAAAGCTTTTACTAAAATCAAAAAAATGATGTATGCAGAGCCTGCAATATTACATCTATTACTCGATAAATTGGCAGATACTGTTATTGAGTACCTTAATGCTCAAATTAAAGCCGGTGCACAATCGGTCATGGTATTTGATACATGGGGCGGTGTATTAACCCCTCGTGACTATAACGAGTTCTCATTACGTTATATGCATAAAATTGTCGATGCATTGATTCGTGAAAATGAAGGTCGTCGTGTTCCTGTGACTCTATTCACAAAGAATGGTGGAATGTGGTTAGAGCAAATTGCAGCAACAGGTTGTGATGCCATTGGTCTGGATTGGACAATCAATATTGCTGATGCGAAGAAACGTATTGGTGATAAAGTTGCTCTGCAAGGTAACATGGATCCATCAATCCTTTATGCACAACCTGAGCGTATTCGCCAAGAAGTTAGCACTATTCTTGAAGGGTTTGGTAATGAAGGAACAGGCCACGTATTCAATCTAGGTCATGGTATTCATCTTGATGTACCGCCTGAAAATGCGGGTGTATTTGTTGATGCGGTTCATGAGTTATCAAAACCATATCATAAATAG
- a CDS encoding CNNM domain-containing protein produces the protein MLILSIYIAISISVSFICSVLEAILLSISPSYLAQMRQEKHPSAERLTQLKNNVDRPLASILTLNTIAHTAGAAASGAQASIVFGSEWLGVFSAFLTFAILLFSEIVPKTIGATYWRQLAPLAGKMLYWMVLLLTPVVWASEQLTKRLARGHQPPKLRDEIAAMATLAKENGEFAEGESKILTNILNIKDISVTQVMTPRTVLFRVNSEMSIDDFLQDYADTPFSRPLVYSEDSDNIIGFTHRLELFSAVRKGQGRRTLGSVMRPIQVVISTSTLPKAFEHLMKHRAQLALVIDEYGTVQGLLTLEDIFEYMVGEEIIDEADKTTDMQQLAQQRWINWKNKHGVIDNTDAEEH, from the coding sequence ATGTTAATTTTATCCATCTATATCGCTATTTCTATCAGCGTATCTTTTATATGTTCTGTTCTTGAGGCCATTTTACTCAGTATCAGTCCTAGCTATCTAGCCCAAATGCGACAGGAAAAACATCCTTCCGCAGAAAGATTAACGCAACTAAAAAACAATGTAGATCGCCCTTTAGCTTCCATTTTGACACTAAACACTATTGCCCATACCGCAGGTGCTGCAGCATCTGGTGCTCAAGCTTCCATCGTATTTGGCAGTGAATGGCTAGGCGTATTCTCTGCGTTCTTAACATTCGCTATTTTACTGTTCTCTGAAATCGTCCCTAAAACTATCGGGGCAACCTATTGGCGTCAACTCGCACCACTTGCGGGAAAAATGCTTTATTGGATGGTTTTATTACTAACGCCTGTTGTATGGGCTTCAGAGCAATTAACAAAACGCTTAGCTCGTGGGCATCAGCCTCCTAAATTAAGAGACGAAATTGCAGCAATGGCTACGCTTGCAAAAGAAAATGGGGAATTTGCGGAAGGTGAATCAAAAATCTTAACCAATATTTTAAATATTAAAGATATTTCAGTGACTCAAGTGATGACTCCGAGAACGGTACTGTTTCGTGTAAATTCAGAAATGAGTATTGACGATTTCTTACAAGATTATGCAGACACTCCATTTTCTCGCCCTTTAGTTTACAGCGAAGACAGTGATAACATCATTGGTTTCACACATCGATTAGAATTATTCTCTGCAGTACGTAAAGGTCAAGGCAGACGAACTTTAGGCTCTGTGATGCGTCCAATTCAAGTGGTCATTAGTACTTCAACATTGCCAAAAGCTTTTGAGCATCTAATGAAGCACAGAGCACAGCTTGCTCTTGTTATTGATGAATACGGTACCGTTCAAGGCTTATTGACTCTAGAAGATATCTTTGAGTATATGGTTGGTGAAGAGATCATTGATGAAGCAGACAAAACGACAGATATGCAACAATTAGCTCAACAACGTTGGATTAATTGGAAAAATAAACATGGCGTGATCGATAATACAGATGCAGAAGAACACTAA
- a CDS encoding IS91-like element ISVsa9 family transposase, with protein MHAYKPLKQLFNSQNNGLKFLHNNKANLRAVVIENVTKMLSCGTAAFGSREYHCCNPDCTHIKYIHQTCKSRACSSCGMKATERWIQKQQHVFPECEYQHITFTLPNTLWPIFRHNRWLLNKLFKCAANILLGWAKDKGIDVGIFCALHTYGRKLNWNTHLHLSVTRGGICERTGLWKPIYFQMKTTEPCWRAAIVSLLGKAYDELDLSSEECPYIRNKTDWSRFLSSQYNRRWKLHFAKKTNNVKPTMNYLGRYLKRPPISASRLSHYAKGGMITFNYLDHRTGTTDSLTLSPEEMIRRIVEHYPDKHFKMIRYYGFLSMRRRGEALPRVYAALGMTIEAEPKMPGYAAMLKGYVKVDPYECILCESRLVFTNFRVGNSVNDLVTHAIVQSELRAA; from the coding sequence ATGCACGCATATAAACCCCTGAAACAATTATTTAATAGTCAAAATAACGGGCTTAAATTTCTTCATAATAACAAAGCTAACCTAAGAGCGGTCGTGATTGAAAATGTCACAAAGATGCTGTCCTGTGGGACAGCGGCTTTTGGCTCTCGCGAATATCATTGTTGCAACCCTGACTGTACCCATATCAAATATATTCACCAAACCTGTAAATCTCGAGCGTGCAGTAGCTGTGGCATGAAAGCCACAGAGCGATGGATACAAAAGCAACAACATGTCTTCCCTGAATGCGAATATCAACACATCACCTTTACCCTTCCAAACACGCTATGGCCTATCTTTCGTCATAACCGTTGGCTGTTAAATAAATTATTCAAATGTGCTGCAAACATTCTGCTGGGATGGGCAAAAGATAAAGGAATAGATGTCGGTATCTTTTGTGCTCTTCATACTTACGGTCGAAAACTGAATTGGAATACGCACTTACATTTATCGGTCACTCGTGGGGGAATTTGTGAACGTACCGGTTTATGGAAACCCATTTACTTCCAAATGAAAACGACAGAGCCTTGTTGGAGAGCGGCTATCGTCAGTTTATTGGGTAAGGCTTATGATGAGCTTGATTTATCAAGCGAAGAATGCCCCTATATCCGTAATAAAACGGATTGGTCACGCTTTTTAAGCAGTCAATATAATCGTCGTTGGAAGCTTCATTTTGCTAAAAAGACAAATAATGTAAAACCGACGATGAACTATCTTGGTCGGTATTTAAAACGGCCCCCGATTTCAGCGTCACGTTTAAGTCATTACGCCAAAGGCGGAATGATAACGTTTAATTATTTAGACCATCGAACAGGAACAACAGACAGCCTAACATTATCACCAGAAGAGATGATAAGACGGATAGTAGAGCACTATCCTGATAAACATTTCAAGATGATCCGATACTACGGTTTTTTATCAATGCGTCGTCGTGGAGAAGCTCTGCCTAGAGTTTATGCAGCTTTAGGTATGACAATAGAAGCTGAGCCGAAAATGCCAGGGTATGCCGCAATGTTAAAAGGATATGTAAAAGTAGATCCGTACGAATGTATTTTATGTGAAAGTCGTCTGGTGTTTACGAATTTCCGAGTCGGAAATTCGGTCAATGATTTAGTCACCCATGCGATAGTTCAGTCAGAATTGAGGGCAGCATAA